The following nucleotide sequence is from Dialister pneumosintes.
TTCAGACATATTTGATATGCCTTTTTGTGTTAAAAATACAGTAACTTTATCATCTACTAATTGCAGTGCGTCTCTATCTCCTGTAAGAATACAAACAGACAATATATCTTTATACTTTTCAGCTAAAGTACCAAGAACATCATCTCCTTCATACCCTTCCGGTTCATAAATAGCTACACCCATAACGCGTAACACTTCTTTAATAAGGGTAAATTGAGGTACTAATTCATCCGGAGCCGGTTTTCTTGTTGCCTTATAGTCTTTATATATAGTATTTCTAAAGGATTCTCTGCTCTTATCAAAAGATACTGCTATATAAGTAGGATTCATGGAATTATAAATTTTGAGAAGCATCCTTAAAAATCCATATACAGCATTTGTATATATTCCATTATAAGATAAAAGAGGTAACGCATAAAATGCACGATAAAGTAAACTACTTCCATCAATAATAATTAATTTCTTATCCATACGTTACCCCATTTCATAATATAAATTCTTATTGATTACTAAATAAATCCTATTTATCGTTATTTTGTTCAGACCATTCATTAAATCGAGAAAAATCTTCTTTCCTTCCCGCTAAGAAAAGAATATCCCCCTCTGCAAATACCAAATCAGGTCTAATAACTTCCATAACTTGTCCATGGCGACTCATCGCTATAATATTTAAATCAAAATTTTGTCTTAAATTTGCTTCAACAACGGTTTTTCCGTCCAATCCATGCGGTACTTTACTCTTAAATATATTAATTACTTCATTAAGTTGTACAAAATCTAAAATAATAGCAGATTTAAATCGACTCGCTAAACGTATTGCCATATCTTCTTCCGGATAAATAACTTCTGCGCCTAATTTTTGTAAAATTTCCCCATGTTCCGCTGAAGTTGCAATTGATATGATTTTTTTTATTCCCATATTACCT
It contains:
- a CDS encoding potassium channel family protein → MFELKHKKQAIAYGIIGTDRFGYILAKELAAGGIDLLVAGKNGTDIRELREITINAMVIRDYGKKALADAGFNNCDVVIVCLADMTDSILTTLNLGNMGIKKIISIATSAEHGEILQKLGAEVIYPEEDMAIRLASRFKSAIILDFVQLNEVINIFKSKVPHGLDGKTVVEANLRQNFDLNIIAMSRHGQVMEVIRPDLVFAEGDILFLAGRKEDFSRFNEWSEQNNDK